A genomic window from Flavobacterium azooxidireducens includes:
- a CDS encoding nucleotidyltransferase family protein yields MFSLNQHKSAIAKLCKTHKVDTLYIFGSANTSHFNENSDVDFLVKFKTFDLKLYFQNYMSFRESLKKILNREIDLVEEQSLKNPVLIQSIEKNKQLIYR; encoded by the coding sequence ATGTTTTCACTCAATCAACATAAATCGGCCATAGCTAAACTTTGTAAAACTCACAAAGTCGATACTTTATATATTTTTGGTTCCGCCAATACATCTCACTTCAATGAGAATAGTGATGTCGATTTCTTGGTAAAATTTAAAACTTTTGACTTAAAATTATATTTTCAAAATTATATGAGTTTTAGAGAAAGTTTAAAAAAAATACTTAATCGAGAAATTGATTTAGTGGAAGAACAATCTTTAAAAAACCCCGTTCTCATTCAATCCATAGAAAAAAATAAACAATTGATTTATAGATGA
- a CDS encoding carboxymuconolactone decarboxylase family protein: MSDLVQEFNDYRSKMNEKLLADNNLVIKRIFNLDTNAYAEGALDVKTKELLGLVASAVLRCDDCIKYHLETSYKHGVTKEEMMETMGIATLVGGTIVIPHLRRAYEFWEALEK; this comes from the coding sequence ATGTCAGATTTAGTTCAAGAATTTAATGATTATCGTTCTAAAATGAATGAAAAACTTTTAGCTGACAACAATTTAGTCATCAAGAGAATTTTCAATTTAGATACTAATGCATATGCGGAAGGTGCATTGGATGTGAAAACAAAAGAGTTATTAGGCTTAGTTGCTTCTGCTGTTTTGCGATGCGATGACTGTATCAAATATCATTTAGAAACAAGTTACAAACACGGCGTTACCAAAGAAGAAATGATGGAAACAATGGGAATTGCCACGTTAGTTGGTGGTACAATTGTGATTCCGCATTTGCGAAGAGCGTATGAATTCTGGGAAGCTTTAGAGAAATAA
- a CDS encoding lipoprotein N-acyltransferase Lnb domain-containing protein, whose protein sequence is MKIKLHFLLFLFCSFLSFGQNYPLSPEAKISILTCGSGEELHSIFGHTAIRVQDNARGVDAVYNFGMFDFDTPNFYLKFVKGDLEYHVGKGSFEGFMYSYRMENRSVYEQELNLLPIQKQQLVDSLEKMLYSDERFYIYKFIDKNCTTMVVDQINNQLEKPSIAKVGNTTESYRHVLNPFMNNLFYQKLGINIMFGYRTDKAAEQLFLPIELLKSLEVTKSNNELIAKKTTVLFEQEKTLLSKSWWNSIYTFILFLVLVLLSNKNKIYLTFLVFLGLLGIFLSVVGFFSLHREISQNYNVLLFNPLLIGLVVAFVKKNLVWFNRIFYFILFCFVTYLLFILNKAHLFLMLPMMILVVLILLRLRIRLLNS, encoded by the coding sequence ATGAAAATAAAATTACACTTTCTACTTTTTTTATTTTGTAGTTTTTTGAGTTTCGGACAGAATTATCCCTTGTCTCCCGAAGCAAAAATTAGCATTTTAACGTGTGGAAGTGGCGAAGAGCTACATTCTATTTTTGGTCATACAGCCATTCGCGTTCAAGATAATGCAAGAGGTGTTGATGCAGTGTATAATTTTGGTATGTTTGATTTTGACACTCCTAATTTTTATTTAAAATTTGTAAAAGGCGATTTGGAATACCATGTTGGCAAAGGTTCTTTTGAGGGTTTTATGTATTCGTATCGAATGGAAAACAGAAGCGTTTATGAACAAGAATTAAATCTTTTACCAATTCAAAAGCAACAATTAGTTGACAGTTTAGAAAAAATGCTTTATTCGGATGAACGTTTTTACATTTATAAATTTATTGATAAAAATTGCACCACGATGGTGGTGGATCAAATTAATAATCAATTAGAAAAACCGAGTATTGCAAAAGTTGGTAACACAACCGAAAGTTATCGTCATGTGTTGAATCCGTTTATGAATAATCTTTTTTATCAGAAACTGGGCATCAACATCATGTTTGGTTATAGAACAGATAAAGCTGCCGAACAACTTTTTTTACCTATTGAATTATTAAAAAGTTTAGAAGTAACTAAATCCAATAATGAACTTATTGCTAAAAAAACCACTGTTTTGTTTGAACAAGAAAAAACATTGTTATCTAAATCATGGTGGAATTCAATTTATACTTTTATTTTATTTTTGGTTCTGGTATTACTTTCAAATAAAAATAAAATCTATCTGACATTTTTAGTGTTTTTGGGCTTATTGGGAATTTTCCTTTCGGTGGTAGGATTCTTTTCGTTACACAGAGAAATTTCGCAAAATTATAATGTGTTATTATTTAATCCGTTGTTGATTGGATTAGTTGTTGCTTTTGTAAAGAAAAATTTAGTTTGGTTTAATCGAATCTTCTACTTTATATTGTTTTGCTTTGTGACTTACCTCCTATTCATCCTAAACAAAGCTCATTTATTTTTAATGCTTCCGATGATGATTTTGGTAGTATTAATTCTTTTACGATTAAGAATTCGGCTTTTGAATTCGTAA
- the recQ gene encoding DNA helicase RecQ: MNPNEIDIHKELKKYFGFDQFKGLQEQVIKSILGKENTFVIMPTGGGKSLCYQLPALFQEGTAIVVSPLIALMKNQVDAIRSVSSEDGIAHVLNSSLTKTEINQVKKDITSGITKLLYVAPESLAKEEYVDFLKSVKISFIAIDEAHCISEWGHDFRPEYRNLKNIIKHLGNVPVIGLTATATPKVQEDILKNLDMSDARTFKASFNRPNLYYEIRPKTKNVESDIIKFIKQNKGKSGIIYCLSRKKVEEIAHVLQVNGISAVPYHAGLDAKTRAKHQDMFLMEDVDVVVATIAFGMGIDKPDVRFVIHHDIPKSLESYYQETGRAGRDGGEGHCLAYYSYKDVEKLEKFMSGKPVAEQEIGFALLQEVVAYAETSMSRRKFLLHYFGEEFDNETGEGGDMDDNVRNPKPKSEAKENVVKVLQVVRDTKHLYKTKEIVYTLLGKVNAVIKAHRTDAQSFFGCGSDKDERYWMALIRQVLVAGLLNKDIETYGILKLSESGAAFIKNPTSFTMTEDHEYSEEEDDAIVAASKSSAIADEALMAILKDLRKKEAKKLGVPPFVVFQDPSLEDMALKYPISIEELSNVHGVGEGKAKKYGKPFVELIARYVDENDIIRPDDLVVKSTGANSANKLYIIQNIDRKLSLEDIAKAKGFTMDNLLKEMEQIVYSGTKLNIKYWIDEILDEDQQEEIHDYFMDSQTDKIEDALKEFDGDYDIEELRLMRIKFISEVAN; this comes from the coding sequence ATGAATCCCAACGAAATTGACATTCATAAGGAATTAAAAAAGTATTTTGGTTTCGATCAGTTTAAAGGTTTACAAGAACAAGTTATCAAAAGTATTTTAGGAAAGGAAAATACATTTGTAATTATGCCCACTGGTGGCGGTAAATCACTTTGTTATCAATTACCGGCGTTATTTCAGGAAGGTACAGCAATTGTTGTATCGCCTTTGATTGCATTAATGAAAAATCAAGTGGATGCCATCCGAAGTGTTTCTTCCGAAGATGGTATCGCTCACGTTTTAAATTCGTCATTAACAAAAACTGAAATAAATCAGGTTAAAAAGGATATCACTTCCGGAATTACCAAACTTTTATATGTTGCACCCGAATCATTGGCAAAAGAAGAATATGTTGACTTTTTAAAATCGGTCAAAATTTCATTCATTGCAATTGATGAAGCTCATTGTATTTCAGAATGGGGCCACGATTTTAGACCGGAATACCGGAATCTTAAAAATATCATTAAACATTTAGGTAATGTTCCTGTAATTGGTTTAACTGCGACGGCGACGCCAAAAGTACAGGAAGATATTCTTAAAAATTTGGATATGTCTGATGCTCGCACGTTTAAAGCGTCGTTCAATCGTCCGAATTTATATTATGAAATCCGTCCGAAAACTAAGAATGTGGAATCGGATATTATTAAATTTATCAAGCAAAATAAAGGTAAATCAGGTATTATTTATTGTTTGAGCCGAAAAAAAGTAGAGGAAATTGCTCATGTTCTGCAAGTAAACGGAATTAGTGCTGTTCCTTATCACGCCGGTTTAGATGCAAAAACACGTGCCAAACACCAAGATATGTTTTTGATGGAAGATGTTGATGTGGTGGTAGCAACAATTGCATTTGGTATGGGAATTGATAAGCCTGATGTTCGTTTCGTAATTCACCACGATATTCCAAAATCCCTCGAAAGTTATTACCAAGAAACCGGTCGTGCCGGGCGAGATGGAGGAGAAGGTCACTGTTTGGCATATTACTCATACAAAGATGTAGAAAAATTAGAAAAATTTATGTCCGGGAAACCGGTTGCTGAACAAGAAATTGGTTTTGCACTTTTACAAGAAGTAGTAGCTTATGCCGAAACTTCGATGTCCAGACGTAAGTTTTTACTTCATTATTTTGGTGAAGAATTCGATAACGAAACCGGAGAAGGTGGCGATATGGATGATAATGTTCGTAATCCTAAACCAAAATCGGAAGCAAAAGAAAATGTGGTCAAAGTGCTGCAAGTAGTTCGCGACACCAAACATTTATACAAAACCAAAGAAATTGTTTACACTTTGTTAGGGAAAGTAAACGCTGTAATTAAAGCTCACAGAACCGATGCTCAAAGCTTTTTTGGTTGTGGAAGTGATAAAGATGAGCGTTATTGGATGGCCTTAATTCGTCAGGTTTTAGTGGCTGGTTTGTTAAATAAAGATATTGAAACGTATGGAATTTTGAAGTTATCCGAATCTGGAGCAGCATTTATCAAAAATCCAACTTCGTTTACGATGACCGAAGATCACGAATACAGCGAAGAAGAAGACGATGCTATCGTAGCTGCTTCAAAATCATCAGCAATTGCCGACGAAGCCTTAATGGCGATATTGAAAGATCTACGTAAAAAAGAAGCAAAAAAATTAGGCGTTCCACCGTTTGTGGTTTTTCAAGATCCTTCGTTGGAAGATATGGCTTTAAAATATCCAATTTCGATTGAAGAATTAAGCAATGTTCACGGTGTTGGTGAAGGAAAAGCAAAAAAATACGGCAAGCCATTTGTAGAATTAATCGCTCGCTATGTTGATGAAAACGACATTATTCGTCCGGATGATTTGGTCGTAAAATCAACGGGAGCAAATTCTGCCAATAAATTATACATCATTCAAAACATTGACAGAAAATTATCCTTAGAAGATATTGCTAAAGCGAAAGGTTTCACGATGGATAATTTGTTGAAAGAAATGGAACAAATTGTGTATTCCGGAACCAAATTAAACATCAAATATTGGATTGATGAAATTTTAGATGAAGATCAACAAGAAGAAATTCATGACTATTTTATGGATTCTCAAACCGATAAAATTGAAGATGCCTTAAAAGAATTCGATGGCGATTATGATATCGAAGAACTTCGTTTGATGCGAATTAAATTTATTAGTGAAGTAGCTAATTAG
- the lptB gene encoding LPS export ABC transporter ATP-binding protein, translating into MKLRAENIVKTYKGRSVVKGVSVEVNQGEIVGLLGPNGAGKTTSFYMIVGLVKPNSGKIFLDNMEITDFPMYKRAQNGIGYLAQEASVFRKLSIEDNILSVLQLTKLSKAEQEAKMESLIAEFSLEHIRTNRGDLLSGGERRRTEIARALATDPKFILLDEPFAGVDPVAVEDIQRIVAQLKNKNIGILITDHNVQETLAITDKTYLMFEGGILKAGIPEDLAADEMVRKVYLGQNFELRKKKLEF; encoded by the coding sequence ATGAAATTAAGAGCCGAAAATATCGTAAAAACCTACAAAGGCAGAAGTGTTGTTAAAGGCGTTTCTGTGGAAGTAAACCAAGGAGAAATTGTGGGCTTATTGGGTCCGAATGGAGCCGGAAAAACCACTTCCTTTTATATGATTGTAGGATTGGTAAAACCAAATAGCGGTAAAATATTCTTGGATAATATGGAAATTACTGATTTTCCAATGTATAAACGAGCTCAAAACGGTATTGGTTATTTGGCACAAGAAGCTTCGGTCTTTAGAAAATTGAGTATTGAAGATAATATCCTGAGTGTTTTACAACTCACTAAACTTTCAAAAGCGGAACAAGAAGCAAAAATGGAAAGTTTGATTGCTGAATTTAGTTTGGAACATATTCGAACCAATCGTGGTGACTTACTTTCTGGAGGAGAAAGACGTCGTACGGAAATTGCTCGTGCATTGGCAACTGACCCAAAATTTATTCTTTTAGATGAGCCTTTTGCCGGAGTTGACCCGGTTGCCGTTGAAGATATTCAGCGGATTGTTGCTCAATTGAAAAATAAAAATATCGGAATTTTGATAACCGATCACAACGTTCAAGAAACATTGGCCATCACAGACAAAACCTATTTAATGTTTGAAGGTGGCATTTTGAAAGCCGGAATTCCGGAAGATTTGGCCGCTGACGAAATGGTTAGAAAAGTGTATTTAGGACAGAATTTCGAATTGCGAAAAAAGAAATTGGAGTTTTAA
- a CDS encoding KpsF/GutQ family sugar-phosphate isomerase, whose protein sequence is MINKENILKAAKATIISESEAIAKLADLLTDDFVQCVQLIYESKGRLVVTGIGKSAIIAQKIVATLNSTGTPSLFLHASEAVHGDLGMVQPEDVIICISKSGNSPEIKILVPILNRFGNTLIAMTGNLSSFLAKNSQFVLDTTVDQEACPNNLAPTNSTTAQLVMGDCLAICLMEIRNFKSEDFAKYHPGGALGKKLLFRVKDMLDESKKPTVSADDNVQKVIFEISEKRLGVTAVVENEKIIGIITDGDIRRMLSKTETITGIVARDIMTKNPKIIEPNDMVVEALNIMEDFSITQLIVAENNSYKGVIHLHDILKEGIV, encoded by the coding sequence TTGATAAATAAAGAAAATATTTTAAAAGCTGCCAAAGCAACGATTATTTCAGAGAGTGAAGCCATTGCTAAACTAGCTGATTTGCTGACAGATGATTTTGTTCAATGTGTTCAATTGATTTATGAATCTAAAGGTAGATTAGTGGTGACCGGAATTGGGAAAAGTGCCATTATTGCTCAAAAAATTGTGGCTACATTGAATTCAACCGGAACACCATCACTATTTTTACACGCTTCTGAGGCGGTTCACGGCGATTTAGGAATGGTTCAACCGGAAGATGTGATTATTTGTATTTCTAAAAGTGGAAATAGTCCGGAAATAAAAATTTTAGTTCCGATATTAAACCGATTTGGCAATACTTTAATTGCAATGACCGGAAATTTATCTTCTTTTCTGGCTAAAAATTCTCAATTTGTGTTGGATACAACAGTTGACCAAGAAGCTTGTCCTAATAATCTGGCACCAACAAATAGTACCACAGCTCAACTGGTTATGGGCGATTGTTTGGCGATTTGTTTGATGGAAATAAGAAATTTTAAAAGTGAAGATTTTGCTAAATATCATCCCGGTGGTGCATTGGGTAAAAAATTGTTGTTTCGTGTGAAAGATATGTTGGATGAATCAAAAAAACCAACTGTTTCAGCAGATGACAACGTGCAAAAAGTTATTTTTGAAATTTCCGAAAAACGATTAGGAGTTACCGCTGTTGTTGAAAATGAAAAAATTATCGGCATCATTACCGATGGCGATATCCGAAGAATGTTGAGTAAAACTGAAACCATCACCGGGATTGTTGCTCGAGACATTATGACAAAAAACCCGAAAATAATTGAACCTAATGATATGGTTGTGGAAGCATTGAATATTATGGAAGATTTTTCGATAACGCAATTAATTGTTGCCGAAAATAATTCTTACAAAGGTGTAATTCATTTGCACGACATTTTAAAAGAAGGAATTGTATAA
- a CDS encoding putative type IX sorting system protein PorV2, which yields MKKNLFFVLFLIPILANSQAVRKYSNEFMSIGVDAAALGMSNAVTASTSDVNSGYWNPAGLVFLEDSQGALMHASYFANIAQYDYAAFAMPIDDRSAWGVSLIRFGVDDILNTTQLIDSEGNIDYNRISKFSTADYGATFSYARSLQVPGWQYGVNAKVIRRIIGKFANSWGFGIDVGIQFERDNWKVGLMVRDITTTYNIWNIDEEEFEKISNAIPGENQDLPESTEITLPKAQLGISRKFEYRYDYSILAAFNLNMQFFKTNDIISTNVVSIDPALGFEFGYTDLVFLRAGVGNFQNVMQIDNTEKIGFQPNIGLGFKYKGIQVDYALTDIGDQSAALYSNIFSVKVDLGIFR from the coding sequence TTGAAAAAAAATCTATTTTTTGTCTTATTTCTAATTCCGATTTTGGCTAACAGTCAAGCTGTGCGAAAATACTCAAATGAATTTATGAGTATTGGTGTGGATGCTGCTGCTTTGGGAATGTCTAATGCGGTTACGGCAAGCACCTCCGATGTAAATTCCGGCTATTGGAATCCGGCAGGATTGGTTTTTTTAGAAGACAGTCAGGGAGCATTGATGCACGCCAGTTATTTTGCAAATATTGCTCAATATGATTATGCTGCTTTTGCGATGCCAATTGACGACCGCAGTGCTTGGGGAGTTTCCTTAATTCGATTTGGTGTTGACGATATTTTAAACACAACTCAACTAATTGACAGCGAAGGAAATATAGATTACAATCGAATCAGTAAGTTTTCGACTGCCGATTATGGAGCCACATTTTCGTATGCAAGAAGTTTGCAGGTTCCGGGTTGGCAATATGGTGTGAATGCAAAAGTGATTAGACGTATTATTGGAAAATTTGCTAATTCGTGGGGTTTTGGAATTGATGTTGGAATACAGTTTGAACGAGACAATTGGAAAGTTGGATTAATGGTTCGTGATATTACTACCACTTATAACATTTGGAACATTGACGAAGAAGAATTTGAAAAAATTTCCAATGCAATTCCCGGAGAAAATCAGGATTTACCTGAAAGTACAGAAATTACTTTACCAAAAGCTCAGTTAGGAATTTCGAGAAAATTTGAATACCGCTATGATTATTCCATTTTAGCAGCGTTTAACTTGAACATGCAATTTTTCAAAACCAATGATATTATTTCTACAAATGTTGTGAGCATTGATCCTGCTTTAGGATTTGAATTTGGTTATACCGATTTGGTTTTTCTTAGAGCCGGTGTTGGCAATTTCCAGAATGTAATGCAGATTGATAATACTGAAAAAATTGGTTTTCAACCTAATATTGGATTAGGTTTTAAATACAAAGGAATTCAGGTTGATTATGCTTTAACAGACATTGGCGACCAAAGTGCAGCTCTGTATTCGAATATTTTTTCTGTGAAAGTTGATTTAGGAATCTTTAGATAA
- a CDS encoding CDP-alcohol phosphatidyltransferase family protein has product MNIKAKIPNFITLLNLLSGCIAVVFVARDQFELAFFFVCLGIFLDFFDGFFARLFKVQSPLGVQLDSLADMVTSGLVPGYVMYKLLLNFNKSKELVSICERDYKWLELDNLWPFLGFIITLGSCYRLAKFNIDTRQTDSFIGLPTPANALFILSIPLVIASTEITFLKEALTNSYILMVISILSVYMMNAEISLFSLKMKNFSWQNSKFQIIFLLLAVILIVTLKIVALPIIILLYVLMSVIQNKMTS; this is encoded by the coding sequence ATGAATATAAAAGCAAAGATTCCTAATTTTATTACGTTACTTAACTTGTTATCAGGCTGTATAGCAGTGGTTTTTGTTGCCCGAGATCAATTTGAATTGGCTTTTTTCTTTGTGTGTTTAGGTATATTTTTAGACTTTTTTGATGGTTTTTTTGCCCGTCTTTTCAAAGTGCAAAGTCCGTTAGGTGTGCAATTGGATTCTTTGGCAGACATGGTAACCAGTGGACTTGTTCCTGGTTATGTAATGTATAAGTTGTTGTTGAATTTTAACAAGTCAAAGGAACTTGTGTCTATTTGTGAGCGTGATTATAAGTGGTTGGAATTAGATAATTTGTGGCCGTTTTTAGGATTTATTATCACTTTAGGCTCTTGTTATCGCTTGGCAAAATTCAACATAGACACCAGACAAACCGATTCTTTTATTGGATTGCCAACACCGGCGAATGCACTTTTTATATTAAGTATTCCATTGGTTATTGCTTCAACTGAGATAACTTTTCTGAAAGAAGCTCTTACAAACTCTTATATTCTAATGGTAATTTCCATCCTGAGTGTTTATATGATGAATGCAGAAATTTCACTGTTTTCCCTTAAAATGAAAAATTTCTCATGGCAAAACAGCAAATTTCAAATTATATTTTTGCTTTTAGCAGTTATTTTGATAGTTACACTAAAAATTGTTGCTTTACCAATAATTATTCTGCTTTATGTTTTGATGTCGGTTATTCAAAATAAAATGACTTCTTAA
- the tatC gene encoding twin-arginine translocase subunit TatC translates to MATNTKEMSFLDHLEELRWLLVRSTIAILILGTAAFFVSDFIFEKILFGPKNPNFVTYRFFCEVTQFFGFENAQICNVEMPFIIQNTNMGGQVSFLIWTCITVGFIAGFPFILWEIWKFISPALYEKEKKYAKAFIVVSSLLFFMGVLFGYYIITPLSVYFFGSFSASAEIVNEFNLESYTSMIKTSTIACGLLFELPILIYFLTKLGLVTPTFLRKYRKYALIIVLILSAVITPPDVISQVIVAIPIMVLYEISILISAVVVRKEIKQSTLK, encoded by the coding sequence ATGGCAACTAACACCAAAGAAATGTCATTTTTAGACCATCTTGAAGAGTTGAGATGGTTACTTGTTCGAAGTACGATTGCTATTCTGATTTTAGGCACAGCCGCTTTTTTTGTGAGCGATTTTATATTTGAAAAAATTCTCTTCGGACCAAAAAATCCAAACTTTGTTACTTATCGATTTTTTTGTGAAGTCACACAATTTTTCGGATTTGAAAATGCTCAAATTTGTAATGTTGAAATGCCTTTCATTATTCAGAACACCAATATGGGCGGACAAGTTTCATTTTTAATTTGGACTTGCATCACCGTTGGATTTATTGCCGGTTTTCCGTTTATCCTATGGGAAATTTGGAAATTCATCAGTCCCGCCTTGTACGAAAAAGAAAAAAAATACGCGAAAGCATTCATCGTCGTTTCTTCGCTATTATTTTTTATGGGTGTTTTATTTGGTTATTATATCATCACACCTTTGTCCGTTTACTTTTTTGGGTCATTTAGTGCCAGTGCCGAAATTGTCAATGAATTTAATTTAGAATCTTATACAAGTATGATTAAAACCTCAACAATTGCTTGTGGTTTATTATTTGAATTACCGATTTTAATTTATTTTCTAACCAAATTAGGATTAGTCACTCCCACTTTTTTAAGAAAATACAGAAAATATGCTTTAATTATTGTCCTAATTTTATCGGCGGTAATTACTCCACCCGACGTAATTAGTCAAGTAATTGTAGCCATTCCGATTATGGTTTTATATGAAATCAGTATCTTAATTAGTGCTGTTGTTGTGAGGAAAGAAATTAAACAATCCACTTTAAAATAA
- a CDS encoding DUF2891 domain-containing protein — MKYFLVGLLLFSNGILAQKLSVEQANHLATLPLKCLQQEYPNKLNQLLLDSTEINSPQKLHPAFYGCFDWHSSVHGHWSLVYLLNNFPVLANKNEIIDKLKTNLSKDNIQVELDYFSKNHEKSFERTYGWNWLLKLQLELEVSKEPFAKELAQNLKPLSDLIIARYAEFLPKLLYPVRAGTHNNTAFGLTFAWDYAVFSNNKEFQNLIIENAKRLFLSDENCPINWEPSGTDFLSPCMEEIGIMSRILPEKEFLSWLKKFNKNIFKKDFKWEVARVSDRTDGHLVHLDGLNFSRAWNFYHLIKLYPKHFAHLKQLAEKHLNFSLPSVVDGNYEGEHWLASFALKAFEEFDSKNK, encoded by the coding sequence ATGAAATACTTCTTAGTTGGGTTACTTTTATTTTCAAACGGAATACTTGCCCAAAAACTTTCAGTTGAACAAGCTAATCATTTAGCAACGCTTCCGCTAAAATGTTTACAACAAGAATATCCCAATAAGTTGAATCAGCTATTACTAGATTCAACCGAAATTAATTCTCCCCAAAAATTACATCCGGCTTTTTACGGTTGTTTCGATTGGCATTCGTCCGTGCATGGACATTGGAGTTTGGTATATTTGTTGAATAATTTTCCTGTTTTAGCCAATAAAAACGAAATTATTGATAAACTAAAAACCAATTTATCAAAAGATAATATTCAAGTTGAATTGGATTACTTTTCAAAAAATCATGAAAAATCTTTTGAACGAACTTATGGTTGGAATTGGTTGTTGAAGTTGCAATTAGAATTAGAAGTCAGCAAAGAACCATTTGCAAAAGAATTGGCTCAAAATCTCAAACCATTATCAGATTTGATTATAGCTCGCTATGCTGAATTTTTACCAAAATTACTTTATCCCGTTCGAGCAGGAACACATAATAACACTGCATTCGGACTCACATTTGCCTGGGATTATGCAGTTTTTTCAAACAACAAAGAGTTTCAAAATTTGATAATTGAAAACGCAAAGCGATTATTTTTATCAGATGAAAATTGTCCGATAAATTGGGAACCAAGCGGTACCGATTTCCTATCACCTTGCATGGAAGAAATCGGAATCATGAGTCGAATTTTACCCGAAAAAGAATTTTTGTCTTGGTTGAAAAAATTTAATAAAAATATTTTTAAGAAAGATTTTAAGTGGGAAGTTGCCCGAGTTTCAGACCGAACCGATGGTCATTTGGTTCATTTAGATGGATTAAATTTTAGTCGTGCTTGGAATTTTTATCATTTGATAAAGTTGTATCCAAAACATTTTGCTCATCTAAAACAATTAGCTGAAAAGCATCTTAATTTTTCACTTCCTTCTGTCGTGGATGGAAATTAT
- a CDS encoding HepT-like ribonuclease domain-containing protein: protein MESFFFDSGYDFSEYKRNNMKKRAIERNLEIIGEALNRIVKKESIYLKKITDCKSIIGLRNHVIHIYDNVSDENIWSILINHLPKLKEEVDSLLS from the coding sequence ATTGAATCTTTTTTCTTTGATTCTGGCTATGACTTTTCAGAGTATAAAAGAAATAATATGAAAAAAAGAGCTATAGAAAGAAATCTAGAAATAATTGGTGAAGCATTAAATCGAATTGTAAAAAAAGAATCAATTTATCTAAAAAAAATTACTGATTGCAAATCAATTATTGGATTACGCAATCACGTAATTCATATTTATGACAATGTTTCTGATGAAAATATTTGGTCTATTTTGATAAATCATCTACCCAAATTAAAAGAAGAAGTGGATTCACTACTTTCTTAA
- a CDS encoding glycoside hydrolase family 25 protein, whose translation MAKQIRRKPAAKRRPTKKKTFFSGKVIGFLITFLILFLVGIAAYHYRDALAYYFSFRSKHQTENTNATKVEEARIYQVLKRHETKVFGFDVSEYQGKIRWEEIKTIEDTFQLKFVFIRATAGKDKVDSRFKQNWKNAKENGFVRGAYHYYRPNENSIEQATNFIKTVKLQKGDFPPVLDIENLPKTQSIDSLKVGLKRWLTKVENHYNVKPIIYSGESYYKDFLAKEFKGYTFWIANYNFFVEDIKDHWAFWQFTEKGTVPGIQGPVDVNIYNGTPKMMNYMVLQ comes from the coding sequence ATGGCAAAGCAAATTAGACGAAAACCTGCGGCAAAGCGAAGACCGACTAAGAAGAAGACTTTTTTCTCAGGAAAAGTGATTGGTTTTTTAATAACATTTTTGATTTTGTTTCTTGTGGGAATTGCCGCCTATCATTATCGTGATGCTTTGGCTTATTATTTTAGTTTTCGTTCCAAACATCAGACGGAAAATACGAATGCCACCAAAGTAGAAGAAGCCAGAATTTATCAGGTTTTGAAACGACATGAAACGAAAGTTTTTGGTTTTGATGTTTCAGAATACCAAGGAAAGATTAGGTGGGAAGAAATTAAAACTATTGAAGATACATTTCAATTGAAGTTTGTTTTCATCAGAGCTACGGCCGGAAAAGACAAAGTAGATAGCCGATTTAAACAAAATTGGAAAAATGCAAAAGAAAATGGTTTTGTTCGTGGAGCATATCATTATTATCGTCCTAACGAAAATTCTATTGAGCAAGCAACTAATTTCATCAAAACCGTCAAACTTCAAAAAGGTGATTTTCCTCCGGTTTTAGACATTGAAAATTTGCCAAAAACACAATCAATTGATAGTTTAAAAGTAGGGTTGAAGCGATGGTTGACCAAAGTAGAAAATCATTACAACGTAAAACCCATCATTTATTCCGGTGAAAGTTATTACAAAGATTTTCTTGCAAAAGAATTCAAAGGTTACACTTTTTGGATAGCCAATTATAATTTTTTTGTAGAAGATATTAAAGACCATTGGGCTTTTTGGCAATTTACTGAAAAAGGTACAGTTCCCGGAATTCAAGGTCCGGTGGATGTTAATATATATAACGGAACACCTAAGATGATGAATTATATGGTTTTGCAGTAA